In one Pseudomonas sp. MM211 genomic region, the following are encoded:
- a CDS encoding sigma-54-dependent transcriptional regulator — protein MRIKIHCQNRVGILRDILELLVDYGINVARGEVGGEQGNAIYLHCPNLINLQFQALRAKFEAITGVFGVKRVGLMPSERRHLELNALLGALEFPVLSVDMGGSIVAANRAAAQLLGVRVDEVPGIPLSRYAEDFDLPELVRANRSRINGLRVKVCGDVFLADIAPLQSEHDDSEAMAGAVLTLHRADRVGERIYQVRKQELRGFDSIFQSSRVMAAVVREARRMAPLDAPLLIEGETGTGKELLARACHLASPRGQSPFMALNCAGLPESMAETELFGYGPGAFEGARAEGKLGLLELTAGGTLFLDGVGEMSPRLQAKLLRFLQDGCFRRVGSDEEVYLDVRVTCATQVDLSELCARGEFREDLYHRLNVLSLHIPPLRECLDGLQPLAEHFLDRASRQVGCPLPGLAPAALEKLGRYHWPGNVRQLENVLFQAVSLCEGAVVKPEHIRLPGYGAAQPLGDFSLEGGLDTIVGRFEKAVLERLHGEFPSSRLLGKRLGVSHTTIANKLREHGVGKE, from the coding sequence ATGCGTATCAAGATCCATTGCCAGAATCGTGTTGGTATCCTGCGCGACATCCTCGAACTGCTGGTCGACTACGGCATCAACGTCGCACGTGGTGAGGTCGGTGGCGAGCAGGGCAACGCCATCTACCTGCATTGCCCCAACCTGATCAATCTGCAGTTCCAGGCCCTGCGCGCCAAGTTCGAGGCCATCACCGGCGTGTTCGGCGTCAAGCGCGTGGGCCTGATGCCCAGTGAGCGTCGCCATCTGGAACTTAACGCCTTGCTTGGCGCCCTGGAGTTTCCGGTGCTGTCCGTCGACATGGGTGGCAGCATCGTTGCGGCCAACCGTGCTGCTGCTCAGTTGCTCGGCGTGCGGGTGGACGAAGTGCCGGGTATCCCGCTGTCACGCTACGCCGAGGATTTCGACCTGCCGGAGCTGGTGCGGGCCAACCGCTCGCGCATCAATGGCCTGCGTGTGAAGGTATGCGGTGACGTATTCCTCGCCGACATCGCACCGCTGCAGAGCGAGCACGACGACAGCGAGGCCATGGCCGGCGCGGTGCTGACCTTGCACCGTGCCGACCGCGTCGGCGAGCGCATCTATCAGGTGCGCAAGCAGGAACTGCGCGGTTTCGACAGCATCTTCCAGAGTTCCAGGGTGATGGCGGCCGTGGTGCGTGAGGCCCGGCGCATGGCGCCGCTGGATGCCCCGCTGTTGATCGAGGGCGAAACCGGTACCGGCAAGGAGCTGCTGGCTCGCGCCTGTCACCTGGCCAGCCCACGGGGGCAATCGCCGTTCATGGCGCTCAACTGTGCCGGCCTGCCAGAGTCGATGGCCGAGACCGAACTGTTCGGCTATGGCCCCGGCGCCTTCGAGGGGGCTCGCGCCGAAGGCAAGCTGGGCCTGTTGGAACTGACGGCGGGTGGCACCCTGTTTCTCGATGGTGTCGGCGAGATGAGCCCGCGCCTGCAGGCCAAGCTGCTGCGCTTTCTGCAGGACGGCTGCTTCCGCCGCGTCGGCAGTGACGAGGAGGTGTACCTGGATGTGCGGGTGACCTGCGCCACCCAGGTCGATCTGTCCGAACTCTGCGCCCGTGGCGAGTTTCGCGAAGACCTCTATCACCGGCTCAACGTGCTCAGTCTGCACATCCCGCCGCTACGCGAATGTCTCGACGGCCTGCAGCCTTTGGCCGAGCATTTTCTCGACCGCGCCAGCCGGCAGGTCGGCTGCCCGCTGCCCGGCCTGGCACCTGCCGCGCTGGAAAAACTGGGCCGCTATCACTGGCCAGGCAACGTCAGGCAACTGGAGAACGTGCTGTTCCAGGCGGTATCACTCTGTGAGGGCGCAGTGGTGAAACCCGAGCATATACGCCTGCCGGGGTACGGAGCTGCACAGCCTTTGGGCGACTTCTCGCTGGAGGGCGGGCTGGATACGATTGTCGGGCGTTTCGAGAAGGCCGTGCTGGAAAGGCTG
- the phhA gene encoding phenylalanine 4-monooxygenase, which translates to MKASQYVARQPDASGFIHYDEVEHRTWQTLIERQLAVIESRACQPYLDGLDRLALPHDRIPQLPDINRVLRAATGWQVAQVPALIPFQRFFELLANQQFPVATFIRTEAELDYLQEPDIFHEIFGHCPLLTNPWFAEFTHTYGRLGLAASPQERVFLARLYWMTIEFGLVDTPAGKRIYGGGILSSPKEALYCLSAEPEHLQFDPVETMRTPYRIDILQPLYFVLPDLQRLYALAQENIMGHVQEAMRLGLHEPKFPPKAA; encoded by the coding sequence ATGAAAGCCAGCCAGTACGTCGCCAGGCAGCCTGACGCGAGCGGCTTTATCCACTATGACGAGGTCGAGCACCGCACCTGGCAGACGCTGATCGAGCGCCAGCTCGCGGTGATCGAGTCACGGGCCTGCCAGCCCTATCTCGATGGCCTCGACAGGCTCGCCCTGCCCCATGATCGAATTCCGCAACTGCCTGACATCAACCGTGTACTACGCGCCGCGACCGGCTGGCAGGTGGCGCAGGTACCGGCGCTGATTCCCTTTCAACGCTTCTTCGAACTGCTCGCCAATCAGCAATTTCCAGTGGCTACCTTCATTCGCACCGAAGCGGAGCTGGACTACCTCCAGGAGCCGGACATCTTCCACGAGATATTCGGCCACTGCCCCTTGCTTACCAACCCGTGGTTCGCCGAATTCACTCACACCTACGGCCGCCTGGGCCTGGCCGCCAGCCCCCAGGAGCGGGTGTTTCTCGCCCGCCTGTACTGGATGACCATCGAGTTCGGGCTGGTGGATACCCCGGCGGGCAAGCGCATCTACGGCGGCGGAATTCTCTCCTCACCCAAGGAAGCGCTGTACTGCCTGTCCGCAGAGCCCGAACACCTGCAGTTCGATCCTGTCGAAACCATGCGTACGCCCTACCGCATCGACATCCTGCAGCCGCTGTATTTCGTGTTGCCGGATCTGCAACGGCTGTACGCCCTGGCCCAGGAAAACATCATGGGCCATGTTCAGGAGGCGATGCGCCTGGGCCTGCACGAACCGAAGTTTCCGCCCAAGGCGGCTTGA
- a CDS encoding 4a-hydroxytetrahydrobiopterin dehydratase, whose amino-acid sequence MTDLSKATCEACSADAPKVSEAELAELMRQIPDWNIEVRDGVMQLERAYAFRTFKHALAFTNAVGEIAETENHHPALLTEWGKVTVTWWSHSIKGLHRNDFIMAARTDELAKGADGRK is encoded by the coding sequence ATGACCGATCTATCCAAAGCCACCTGCGAAGCATGCAGCGCCGATGCACCCAAGGTCAGCGAAGCCGAGCTGGCGGAGCTGATGCGGCAGATTCCCGACTGGAACATCGAGGTTCGCGACGGCGTGATGCAGCTCGAAAGAGCCTACGCCTTTCGCACCTTCAAACATGCGCTGGCCTTCACCAACGCAGTGGGCGAAATCGCCGAAACGGAGAACCATCACCCTGCCCTGCTGACCGAATGGGGCAAGGTCACCGTGACCTGGTGGAGCCACTCGATCAAGGGCCTGCATCGCAACGATTTCATCATGGCGGCGCGCACCGACGAGCTGGCCAAGGGCGCCGATGGGCGCAAATGA
- a CDS encoding MFS transporter, translating to MWSLISPISSLLGGVALLLLGNGLLNTLLTLRGVAEGYSTGMLGLIMSGYFVGFLLGTWLAIPLVRRVGHIRAFSFCAALAAITALLHVLIVDPWVWLGLRVLYGLALVSLYMVIESWLNAQVPNDKRGQMFAVYMAVNLGALAAAQQLLNLADPGEFLLFALAAMLISAALMPITLTRQPQPSVPETLHTNLRAIVGIAPLSIAAAGLSGLALGAFWGMAPVYASLNGFDASGVGLMMSATILGGALLQVPIGRFSDSHDRRWVLFWVVSAAVVVALLMSLLPAGRPLLALMFLFGGLSFAIYPIAVAQLIDQLHSDEILSGSSSLLMVNGVGSVCGPLLAGLLMQYTGAAALPLYFAATLGLLAAYTFYRLRHVSDLVAGEQAHFVPMLRTSHTVLELMPDAPPSDDENDPDNDNQGDEQEPATASS from the coding sequence ATGTGGTCCTTGATTTCCCCTATCAGCTCGTTGCTGGGTGGGGTCGCATTACTCCTCCTTGGCAACGGTCTGCTCAACACTCTACTGACTCTGCGTGGCGTCGCCGAAGGCTACTCCACCGGAATGCTCGGACTGATCATGTCCGGGTACTTCGTCGGTTTTCTCCTCGGCACCTGGCTAGCGATTCCGCTGGTTCGCCGCGTTGGGCATATCCGTGCGTTCTCCTTTTGCGCCGCCCTCGCCGCGATCACTGCGCTTCTTCATGTGCTGATCGTCGACCCCTGGGTCTGGCTCGGCTTGCGAGTGCTCTACGGCCTGGCGCTGGTCAGCTTGTACATGGTCATCGAGAGCTGGCTCAACGCTCAGGTACCGAACGACAAGCGTGGGCAGATGTTCGCCGTGTACATGGCGGTGAACCTCGGCGCCCTGGCTGCCGCACAGCAGCTGCTGAACTTGGCCGACCCCGGCGAATTCCTGCTCTTCGCCCTGGCGGCGATGCTGATCAGTGCGGCGCTGATGCCCATCACCCTGACCCGTCAGCCGCAGCCCAGCGTGCCGGAGACCCTGCACACCAACCTGCGCGCCATCGTCGGCATCGCCCCACTGTCGATTGCCGCAGCGGGTCTTTCCGGTCTGGCACTTGGCGCGTTCTGGGGGATGGCGCCGGTGTATGCCAGCCTAAATGGTTTCGATGCGTCAGGAGTCGGCCTGATGATGAGCGCGACCATTCTCGGTGGCGCACTGCTGCAAGTGCCGATTGGCCGCTTCTCCGACAGCCATGATCGACGCTGGGTGCTGTTCTGGGTAGTCAGCGCCGCGGTGGTCGTCGCCTTGCTGATGAGCCTTTTGCCGGCCGGTCGACCATTGCTGGCCCTGATGTTCCTGTTTGGTGGGCTGTCGTTCGCCATCTACCCGATTGCCGTGGCGCAGTTGATCGACCAACTGCACAGCGACGAGATTCTTTCCGGCTCCAGCAGCCTGCTGATGGTCAACGGTGTCGGCTCCGTATGCGGGCCGCTGCTCGCCGGGCTACTGATGCAATACACCGGCGCCGCCGCACTGCCGCTGTACTTCGCTGCCACCCTGGGACTGCTGGCGGCCTACACCTTCTATCGCCTGCGTCATGTCAGCGACCTGGTCGCCGGTGAGCAGGCACACTTCGTACCGATGCTACGCACCAGCCATACCGTTCTGGAGCTGATGCCCGACGCCCCACCTTCGGACGATGAAAACGACCCGGACAACGATAACCAAGGTGACGAGCAGGAGCCCGCCACCGCTTCATCGTAG
- the ggpS gene encoding glucosylglycerol-phosphate synthase produces the protein MLLATDLDGTFLAGDPEDRLSLYQTIAAHPEIQLAYVTGRSLEAVLPLLADPTLPQPDFIIADVGATFVHGDTLQPIQLLQSQVDARWPGESQVAQAVEGFGLERQDVPQARRCSYFCTPEQAADPALAQVAETLGCDLLYSADRYLDFLPKGINKGTSLKALVDWLGIDDGQVLACGDTLNDLNMLDGTYKGVCVGESEPNLIKATEHQSWILQADRPGCGGILQAFVHFGFLGEHGIAAEKRTATKPGRAELVMVYHRLPYEEHRVDGKVQRRRPTSPNGIIPTLMSFFGDSRPGSWVAWAVDEEGDEPFETHTTVDAERYPKLTAARVALSKEEVDIFYKRFSKEAFWPTLHTFWERARFDEDDWQVFLKVNRAFAERTAKEAAEGAIVWLHDYNLWMVPGYLRELRPDLRIAFFHHTYFPSADVFNVLPWRRQIIGSLLQCDYIGFHIPRQVENFVDVARGVTPLQTVSRQNCAPRFITYGCAVGLERMTTAVDTGSRVVKLGAHPVGLDIDRVRNALAQEKTREQMANLRSELSGIKLVLSVERLDYTKGILEKLQAYERLLADNPELHKKITLVSICVPAASEMTIYDELQSQIEQAVGRINGRFARIGWTPVQFFFRSFPFDEVVAWYAMADVMWITPLRDGLNLVAKEFVATQGLLEGQGVLALSEFAGAAAELKGALLTNPHDTADLAQTCYLALNMPKAEARARMRELFDIVNYNDIRRWGDEFLAGVAEPSAEEENVLRLAAG, from the coding sequence ATGCTACTTGCAACCGATCTTGATGGAACCTTTCTCGCCGGTGATCCCGAGGATCGCCTGAGCCTTTACCAGACCATCGCCGCCCACCCGGAAATTCAGTTGGCCTACGTCACCGGTCGCAGCCTGGAAGCGGTATTGCCGCTATTGGCCGACCCGACCTTGCCACAACCGGACTTCATCATCGCCGACGTCGGCGCCACCTTCGTGCATGGCGACACCCTGCAACCGATCCAACTGCTGCAGAGCCAGGTCGATGCTCGCTGGCCGGGCGAAAGCCAGGTAGCGCAGGCCGTGGAAGGCTTCGGCCTGGAGCGTCAGGACGTCCCTCAGGCACGCCGTTGCTCCTACTTCTGCACGCCCGAACAAGCCGCCGACCCGGCCCTGGCCCAGGTCGCAGAAACGCTAGGTTGCGATCTGCTCTACTCCGCGGATCGCTACCTCGACTTTCTGCCTAAAGGCATCAACAAGGGCACCAGCCTCAAGGCGCTGGTGGATTGGTTGGGGATCGACGACGGCCAAGTATTGGCCTGTGGCGATACCCTCAATGACCTGAACATGCTCGATGGCACCTACAAGGGCGTCTGCGTCGGCGAGTCGGAGCCGAACCTGATCAAGGCGACCGAGCACCAGTCGTGGATCTTGCAGGCCGATCGCCCTGGCTGCGGCGGTATTCTGCAGGCCTTCGTGCATTTCGGTTTTCTCGGTGAACATGGCATTGCCGCGGAGAAACGCACGGCAACCAAGCCGGGCCGCGCCGAGTTGGTAATGGTCTACCACCGCCTGCCCTACGAAGAGCACCGCGTGGACGGCAAGGTACAGCGCCGCCGCCCGACCTCGCCCAACGGCATCATCCCGACCCTGATGAGTTTCTTCGGTGACTCGCGCCCTGGCTCCTGGGTCGCCTGGGCGGTCGACGAGGAAGGCGACGAGCCGTTCGAAACCCACACCACCGTGGATGCCGAGCGCTACCCGAAGCTCACCGCCGCACGGGTGGCACTGAGCAAGGAAGAAGTCGACATCTTCTACAAGCGCTTCTCCAAGGAAGCCTTCTGGCCGACCCTGCATACCTTCTGGGAGCGCGCACGTTTCGACGAGGATGACTGGCAGGTGTTTCTCAAGGTCAACCGTGCCTTCGCCGAGCGCACCGCCAAGGAAGCCGCGGAAGGCGCCATCGTCTGGCTGCACGACTACAACCTGTGGATGGTGCCGGGCTACCTGCGCGAATTGCGCCCAGACCTGCGCATCGCCTTCTTCCACCACACCTACTTCCCATCGGCCGACGTGTTCAACGTGCTACCGTGGCGCCGGCAGATCATCGGCAGCCTGTTGCAGTGCGACTACATCGGCTTCCATATCCCCCGCCAGGTGGAGAACTTCGTCGACGTAGCGCGTGGCGTCACGCCGCTACAGACCGTCAGCCGGCAGAACTGCGCGCCACGCTTCATCACCTACGGCTGCGCTGTGGGGCTGGAGCGCATGACCACCGCTGTGGATACCGGCAGCCGCGTGGTCAAGCTTGGCGCCCACCCGGTCGGCCTGGATATTGATCGCGTGCGTAACGCCCTGGCTCAGGAAAAAACCCGCGAGCAGATGGCCAACCTGCGCAGCGAGCTGAGTGGCATCAAATTGGTGCTGTCAGTCGAACGCCTGGACTACACCAAGGGCATCCTCGAAAAACTCCAGGCCTACGAGCGGCTGCTGGCCGACAACCCCGAGCTGCACAAGAAGATCACCCTGGTCAGCATCTGCGTACCGGCGGCCAGCGAAATGACCATCTACGACGAGCTGCAATCGCAGATCGAACAGGCGGTGGGGCGTATCAACGGCCGCTTCGCGCGGATCGGCTGGACGCCCGTGCAGTTCTTCTTCCGCAGCTTCCCGTTCGACGAAGTGGTGGCCTGGTACGCCATGGCAGATGTCATGTGGATCACCCCACTGCGTGACGGCCTCAACCTGGTGGCCAAGGAATTCGTCGCCACCCAGGGCTTGCTCGAGGGCCAGGGCGTGTTGGCGCTGTCCGAGTTCGCCGGTGCTGCAGCGGAGCTCAAGGGCGCGTTGCTGACCAACCCCCACGACACCGCCGACCTGGCGCAAACCTGCTACCTGGCGCTCAATATGCCCAAAGCAGAGGCCCGTGCGCGGATGCGCGAGTTGTTCGATATCGTCAACTACAACGATATCCGTCGCTGGGGTGACGAGTTCCTCGCCGGCGTCGCCGAGCCATCGGCAGAAGAGGAAAATGTCCTGCGCCTAGCGGCTGGTTAA
- the cobF gene encoding precorrin-6A synthase (deacetylating) translates to MKDILIIGIGAGDPDYLTTQAIKALNRADVFFILDKGEAKDKLIALRRLILDRYIESGRPYRILEATNPERERDVANYDASIDSLNRYKQAVFEQLLGQLKDGETGAFLVWGDPSLYDSTIRILDGVITGGMRLDYEVIPGITSVQALTARHRIPLNQIGRAVQITTGRRLREGWPEGVDSVVVMLDAQDSYRHVVSEDLHIYWGAYVGTPDEILIAGRLADVAERIAHTRAAAREANGWIMDSYLLRRGGREA, encoded by the coding sequence ATGAAAGACATCCTGATCATCGGCATCGGCGCCGGTGACCCTGACTACCTCACCACGCAAGCGATCAAGGCGCTCAATCGCGCCGACGTGTTCTTCATCCTCGACAAGGGTGAAGCCAAGGACAAGCTGATCGCCCTGCGCCGCCTGATCCTAGATCGCTATATCGAGTCTGGTCGCCCTTATCGAATCCTCGAAGCGACCAACCCGGAACGCGAACGCGATGTGGCCAACTATGACGCGAGCATCGACAGCCTCAACCGCTACAAGCAGGCGGTGTTCGAGCAGTTGCTTGGCCAGTTGAAGGACGGCGAAACCGGCGCCTTCTTGGTCTGGGGCGACCCATCGCTCTACGACAGTACCATCCGTATTCTAGATGGCGTGATCACGGGCGGCATGCGCCTCGATTACGAGGTGATCCCCGGCATCACCAGCGTTCAGGCGCTTACCGCGCGCCACCGCATTCCTCTGAACCAGATCGGCCGAGCCGTACAGATCACCACTGGTCGACGCCTGCGCGAAGGCTGGCCAGAGGGCGTGGACAGCGTGGTGGTGATGCTCGACGCACAGGACAGCTACCGCCATGTGGTTAGCGAAGATCTGCATATCTACTGGGGCGCCTACGTCGGCACGCCAGACGAGATTCTTATCGCCGGCAGGCTCGCCGATGTCGCCGAGCGCATCGCGCATACCCGCGCAGCTGCCCGCGAGGCCAACGGCTGGATCATGGATAGCTACCTGCTGCGCCGTGGCGGGCGCGAGGCCTGA